The Triticum aestivum cultivar Chinese Spring chromosome 7B, IWGSC CS RefSeq v2.1, whole genome shotgun sequence genome window below encodes:
- the LOC123156645 gene encoding uncharacterized protein isoform X4: protein MLVAIFCRDLDMCTKGHFESLGDIMILVSRRVDHDGEDQTGISASMLRLLICISSLGLLCCVVRAAAYGIIGVTVWLFLSARQLLHGNYYGEVLSKSFLALHVKLFGFVIFTKGNLSNVYFREVQKISHYMKI from the exons ATGCTGGTGGCCATTTTTTGCCGAGACCTGGACATGTG CACGAAGGGCCACTTCGAGTCGCTTGGTGACATAATGATTTTAG TCTCTCGACGGGTGGATCACGATGGTGAAGATCAAACTGGAATATCCGCCAGCATGCTTCGGTTGTTGATATGTATCTCATCTCTAG GATTGTTGTGTTGCGTGGTTCGAGCTGCAGCGTATGGCATTATTGGTGTGACAGTGTGGTTGTTTCTCAGTGCACGACAATTGCTCCATGGGAATTACTACGGCGAAGTACTCTCAAAGTCATTTTTAGCACTACACGTAAAATTATTTGGTTTTGTAATATTTACAAAGGGCAATCTTTCAAATGTATATTTTAGAGAAGTACAAAAAATTAGTCATTACATGAAGATATAA
- the LOC123156645 gene encoding uncharacterized protein isoform X3, producing the protein MAYQINSLAHPWPKLGGYHAGGHFLPRPGHVVRISTKGHFESLGDIMILVSRRVDHDGEDQTGISASMLRLLICISSLGLLCCVVRAAAYGIIGVTVWLFLSARQLLHGNYYGEVLSKSFLALHVKLFGFVIFTKGNLSNVYFREVQKISHYMKI; encoded by the exons ATGGCGTATCAGATTAATTCGCTTGCCCATCCATGGCCAAAGCTTGGAGGATATCATGCTGGTGGCCATTTTTTGCCGAGACCTGGACATGTGGTGCGTATCAG CACGAAGGGCCACTTCGAGTCGCTTGGTGACATAATGATTTTAG TCTCTCGACGGGTGGATCACGATGGTGAAGATCAAACTGGAATATCCGCCAGCATGCTTCGGTTGTTGATATGTATCTCATCTCTAG GATTGTTGTGTTGCGTGGTTCGAGCTGCAGCGTATGGCATTATTGGTGTGACAGTGTGGTTGTTTCTCAGTGCACGACAATTGCTCCATGGGAATTACTACGGCGAAGTACTCTCAAAGTCATTTTTAGCACTACACGTAAAATTATTTGGTTTTGTAATATTTACAAAGGGCAATCTTTCAAATGTATATTTTAGAGAAGTACAAAAAATTAGTCATTACATGAAGATATAA
- the LOC123156645 gene encoding uncharacterized protein isoform X2: MGRCRTKSQGEKEIDVGAPNPSALPVHGEMLYQIDMRSGSGVVHQRCDISLLAMQSIGAGTFRCGVGFRGHLLCVVPIVLGCGCAHSTKGHFESLGDIMILVSRRVDHDGEDQTGISASMLRLLICISSLGISSLKPSSPYGNNIGYCIDMNFGWISDIL, translated from the exons ATGGGGCGATGCCGTACCAAATCGCAAGGGGAAAAAGAAATAGATGTTGGTGCCCCAAATCCGAGTGCCCTGCCCGTCCATGGGGAGATGCTCTACCAAATC GACATGCGCTCCGGATCAGGCGTGGTTCACCAGCGATGCGACATCTCACTTTTGGCTATGCAGTCCATTGGCGCTGGGACATTTAGATGTGGCGTTGGGTTCAGGGGCCATCTTCTGTGTGTGGTTCCTATCGTCTTAGGCTGCGGATGTGCTCACAG CACGAAGGGCCACTTCGAGTCGCTTGGTGACATAATGATTTTAG TCTCTCGACGGGTGGATCACGATGGTGAAGATCAAACTGGAATATCCGCCAGCATGCTTCGGTTGTTGATATGTATCTCATCTCTAG GTATTTCAAGCTTGAAGCCGTCTTCTCCGTATGGAAACAACATCGGGTATTGCATCGACATGAACTTTGGATGGATTTCTGATATTCTGTGA
- the LOC123156645 gene encoding uncharacterized protein isoform X1, whose protein sequence is MGRCRTKSQGEKEIDVGAPNPSALPVHGEMLYQIDMRSGSGVVHQRCDISLLAMQSIGAGTFRCGVGFRGHLLCVVPIVLGCGCAHSTKGHFESLGDIMILVSRRVDHDGEDQTGISASMLRLLICISSLGLLCCVVRAAAYGIIGVTVWLFLSARQLLHGNYYGEVLSKSFLALHVKLFGFVIFTKGNLSNVYFREVQKISHYMKI, encoded by the exons ATGGGGCGATGCCGTACCAAATCGCAAGGGGAAAAAGAAATAGATGTTGGTGCCCCAAATCCGAGTGCCCTGCCCGTCCATGGGGAGATGCTCTACCAAATC GACATGCGCTCCGGATCAGGCGTGGTTCACCAGCGATGCGACATCTCACTTTTGGCTATGCAGTCCATTGGCGCTGGGACATTTAGATGTGGCGTTGGGTTCAGGGGCCATCTTCTGTGTGTGGTTCCTATCGTCTTAGGCTGCGGATGTGCTCACAG CACGAAGGGCCACTTCGAGTCGCTTGGTGACATAATGATTTTAG TCTCTCGACGGGTGGATCACGATGGTGAAGATCAAACTGGAATATCCGCCAGCATGCTTCGGTTGTTGATATGTATCTCATCTCTAG GATTGTTGTGTTGCGTGGTTCGAGCTGCAGCGTATGGCATTATTGGTGTGACAGTGTGGTTGTTTCTCAGTGCACGACAATTGCTCCATGGGAATTACTACGGCGAAGTACTCTCAAAGTCATTTTTAGCACTACACGTAAAATTATTTGGTTTTGTAATATTTACAAAGGGCAATCTTTCAAATGTATATTTTAGAGAAGTACAAAAAATTAGTCATTACATGAAGATATAA